The genomic interval GCATGACCTAAAAGGTACACTGAGACTTGACCACTCAAAATTCACGGTACACCAGAATAATGGAACTATACgtgattaaatttatttttttctttccccTGCCTCTATAAATGCACACATAGAGACACTATCATTTTATAAACCAACAACCTCTCATTATCTTCTTCAGTCTCTTTTTCATATCATGGATCCAGATTATCTGCACGAGAGAGTAACAGAGATTTACGGCACAAATATCACTCTCCGATCGCAAATATCACGGCATCCAAATGGGCTTTGCGTTCGGAGAGTGATATTTGTGCCGTAAATCTCTGTTACTCTCTCGTGCAGATAATCTGGATCCATGATATGAAAAAAGAGAGTGAAGAAGATAATGAGAGGTTGTTGGTTTATAAAATGGTAGTGTCTCTGTGTGTGCATTTATAGAGGCAgatgatacaaaaaaaaataaatttaatcacGTATAGTTCCATTATTCTTGTGTACCGTGAATTTTGAGTGGTCAAATCTCAGTGTACCTTCTAGGTCGTGCACCATTCAGCTCCATTCGTAACCTTCTTGGATGTGCACAATTCTTTGCCTTTGCTTTTATGAATTCACATGTCGCAAGCATGTAATTGTATTTCCTGGCATtatgtttgctttttttttttctttttaaagtgATTTTAGATTATCAAATTAGTGAAACTCGTTTTTAATTTATGGGTagtttatctattaaaaataattaaattagttataCTTCTGGTTGAGAGATTTTACAGagcatttgtttaatttttcacAGGAAATCGATGTGAACACTGAGCTTGTTTGCATCCACGACTCAGCCAGACCATTGGTGGACACTGAAGAGTTTCTTGTGATGGTTTTGTTACTTTAAGGTACTTAAAGATGGTTGGGCGGTTGGAGCAGCAGTACTTGGTGTTCCAGCTAAAGCTACAATCAATGAGGTACAAACTCTTCAGTTTATTATGCAAAAGCGTTAAGTTAATGGTCATCATCTGGTTTGTTAGATGAAGATAGATGTTTTGTTAGACTTCAGGTGGACACTGAAGAGTTTCTTGTGATGGTTTTGTTACTTTAAGGTACTTAAAGATGGTTGGGCGGTTGGAGCAGCAGTACTTGGTGTTCCAGCTAAAGCTACAATCAATAAGGTACAAACTCTTCAGTTTATTATGCAAAAGCGTTAAGTTAACGGTCATCATCTGGTTTGTTAGATGAAGATAGATGTTTTGTTAGACTTGTGGTTTTAAACAATTTCAATGTATGCTTTCTCTTTCGGTATTTCGTATAACAAAACCGACTAGgcagggaaaaaaaaaagaagaagttaacAATGTGGTGAATTAACCAGCAACTACAATATGTTGAGAGCGGTTTGGCATACCTTGCAGAGATGATCTAAAAGGGCCGTGGAAGCTTTCCGACGATACCAGCAGCAGCAGAGAAATCATACTTGAACAATAGCGAGGTATCGATAACTCTTGCATGATCCATCTTTAAAGCTTTGAGATCCTTGTTCAGAAGGTGACCGACCATTATAGTTTCCGTAGGAAACAATTCCAGCAATTTTTcctgagtaaaaaaaaaagatacacttagatgatgatgatgatgacaggCCAAAACAAAAAGCTGAAAAAAGTCTACTACTTAGACCGACCTGTATATCCGACAAAGGAGTAGCGTTTGATAGATGAAGAGCAAAACAATCGAGTCCGGTAATACTAGTCCGGAAGTTAATAACTGGCTCATTTGGTTTGACAAGCACATCAAGAATCACCTAGAGTGTGTTGCATTTGATGAATTATTATTGGAAAGGATTCtcaagaataataataataataatttaaaaagaaaagaaaagaagaaagaccTTGAGATTGCGGTCAACGGCAGCAACTCTTACAGCAGCTTCAGTGTTGTCTTGACAGAGAACCTTCTCGCAACAAAGGGCAATCATGTCGGTTATGGCAATACTTTTAGCATAAGGCATCCTTGAGCGGAAAGAGTAGGAAATTTCTGCTGCGAGATCGTTTAAAGGATCAACAATGGG from Raphanus sativus cultivar WK10039 unplaced genomic scaffold, ASM80110v3 Scaffold0120, whole genome shotgun sequence carries:
- the LOC108847290 gene encoding small RNA degrading nuclease 2; the protein is MEHIIATRETNELVELVIAAQEKGLSGEHGTWLEFLKFCDPTRDYFNDPRNRKAETLIQFLTSIIKTDDSRKLALLMNPSRPLVRRYSCNHPKETAEQRLVRKTLTHEEYPFDFLIPYKSKDWVLTGIIGSPIVDPLNDLAAEISYSFRSRMPYAKSIAITDMIALCCEKVLCQDNTEAAVRVAAVDRNLKVILDVLVKPNEPVINFRTSITGLDCFALHLSNATPLSDIQEKLLELFPTETIMVGHLLNKDLKALKMDHARVIDTSLLFKYDFSAAAGIVGKLPRPF